The Amphiura filiformis chromosome 12, Afil_fr2py, whole genome shotgun sequence genome includes a region encoding these proteins:
- the LOC140165340 gene encoding G-protein coupled receptor GRL101-like: protein MSFIDLTNLEGLSLWDLPLETINSGAFHGLSQLKTIALTRRAELESTLLVENGAFNGLNNLHTLYVDDHRLCCHFGSSVDCITLEPRSPLFACGSLMQNTFLRISMWVLGISAVIGNLLVIISRYRENIKSEKGAVQSFLVLNLALADFWMGIYMLIIAGTDIYYGDRYFEFSEVWQSSIMCKVAGCLSLISSESSVGFLTVISVDRFLSVCFPFSHLHLTKKSSRVVIAIVWLVIISIGLVANILADGNSEFYGLSDVCIGLPLITRPTSYTLIQGDVGSQFSGQTFNVPVPQDQKPAWYFSIALFLGVNLICFVIVLACYIAIFIVVTQSARNIRRSKQQDDEIKMATKMAVIVGTDFCCWFPIIIMGIMSQTGAVVIPLSMYVWSVVFILPINSSLNPYLYTLAIYLSASKKSGAKESSDAKTISSIADTTM from the exons ATGTCCTTCATCGACCTGACCAATCTTGAAGGCTT GTCCTTGTGGGATTTGCCGTTAGAGACGATTAATTCTGGAGCCTTTCATGGTTTGTCGCAGCTCAAAACAAT TGCGTTAACAAGACGTGCAGAGTTAGAGTCTACTTTACTGGTGGAGAATGGTGCATTCAACGGGTTAAATAACCTTCATACCCT ATACGTGGATGACCATCGCTTATGTTGTCATTTTGGTTCTTCCGTAGATTGCATCACGCTTGAGCCTCGGTCACCGCTATTTGCTTGTGGGAGCCTTATGCAAAATACCTTCTTACGAATTAGCATGTGGGTTCTTGGCATCAGCGCTGTGATTGGGAATCTTCTTGTCATTATTTCACGCTACAGAGAAAATATCAAGAGCGAAAAGGGTGCTGTGCAATCCTTCCTTGTACTAAATCTTGCATTGGCCGACTTCTGGATGGGTATCTACATGTTGATAATAGCTGGAACCGATATTTATTACGGTGATCGATATTTTGAATTCTCAGAAGTTTGGCAATCAAGCATTATGTGCAAAGTTGCCGGTTGCCTATCCCTTATATCAAGTGAATCCTCAGTTGGGTTTTTAACAGTGATAAGTGTCGACCGTTTTTTGTCAGTATGTTTTCCTTTTAGTCATTTACATTTGACGAAAAAATCGTCTCGCGTTGTAATAGCTATCGTTTGGTTAGTGattatttccataggtcttgttgCAAACATACTTGCAGATGGTAACTCAGAATTCTATGGTTTATCTGATGTTTGCATCGGGCTCCCATTGATCACACGGCCTACTAGTTATACATTAATACAAGGTGACGTCGGAAGCCAATTCTCTGGGCAAACATTCAACGTCCCTGTTCCACAAGATCAAAAACCTGCATGGTATTTCTCCATAGCGTTATTCTTAGGAGTAAATCTTATCTGTTTTGTAATAGTATTAGCTTGTTACATTGCAATTTTCATAGTAGTTACGCAGTCAGCGAGGAATATCAGACGCAGTAAGCAACAAGATGACGAAATTAAAATGGCGACCAAGATGGCGGTGATAGTCGGTACAGATTTCTGCTGCTGGTTTCCCATTATCATAATGGGTATAATGTCACAAACCGGGGCGGTTGTTATTCCTCTCTCTATGTATGTATGGTCAGTAGTATTCATTCTACCTATTAATTCATCCTTGAACCCATACCTGTATACATTAGCTATTTATCTATCAGCATCAAAGAAAAGTGGCGCGAAAGAAAGTTCGGACGCAAAGACAATATCAAGCATTGCTGACACTACTATGTAA